The Drosophila bipectinata strain 14024-0381.07 chromosome 2L, DbipHiC1v2, whole genome shotgun sequence genome has a segment encoding these proteins:
- the Fis1 gene encoding mitochondrial fission 1 protein isoform X2, with protein sequence MYVHLEKEKTMDELLNEVVPQEDLERFERKYHHELELDGEVTTETKFEYAFCLVRSRYTNDIRKGIMFLEELARTHTEGRRDYIYYLAFGNARIKNYDLSLNYCRAFLEIESNEQVRLLEEYIKKQSDKEIAKGMAVAGGAALVLGGILGLGFAMARNKQKRDKP encoded by the exons ATGTATGTACATTTAGAAAAGGAGAAAACAATGGACGAACTTTTGAATGAGGTAGTGCCACAAGAAGATTTAGAg AGATTTGAAAGAAAATATCATCACGAGCTGGAGTTAGACGGTGAAGTTACCACGGAGACTAAATTCGA GTATGCATTTTGTCTTGTTCGAAGTCGATATACTAACGATATAAGGAAG GGAATAATGTTTTTGGAGGAGTTGGCCCGCACACATACAGAGGGAAGGCGTGACTATATTTATTATCTTGCTTTTGGAAATGCTcgtattaaaaattatgatttaagCTTAAATTACTGCAGAGCATTTTTGGAAATCGAGTCAAACGAGCAAGTTCGGTTGCTTGAG gagTACATTAAAAAGCAAAGTGATAAAGAAATAGCGAAGGGCATGGCTGTTGCGGGAGGTGCTGCACTTGTTCTTGGTGGAATTTTGGGATTAGGATTTGCTATGGCTCGAAa taagCAAAAGCGGGATAAACCATAA
- the Fis1 gene encoding mitochondrial fission 1 protein isoform X1, translated as MYVHLEKEKTMDELLNEVVPQEDLERFERKYHHELELDGEVTTETKFEYPNKYAFCLVRSRYTNDIRKGIMFLEELARTHTEGRRDYIYYLAFGNARIKNYDLSLNYCRAFLEIESNEQVRLLEEYIKKQSDKEIAKGMAVAGGAALVLGGILGLGFAMARNKQKRDKP; from the exons ATGTATGTACATTTAGAAAAGGAGAAAACAATGGACGAACTTTTGAATGAGGTAGTGCCACAAGAAGATTTAGAg AGATTTGAAAGAAAATATCATCACGAGCTGGAGTTAGACGGTGAAGTTACCACGGAGACTAAATTCGAGTACCCAAATAA GTATGCATTTTGTCTTGTTCGAAGTCGATATACTAACGATATAAGGAAG GGAATAATGTTTTTGGAGGAGTTGGCCCGCACACATACAGAGGGAAGGCGTGACTATATTTATTATCTTGCTTTTGGAAATGCTcgtattaaaaattatgatttaagCTTAAATTACTGCAGAGCATTTTTGGAAATCGAGTCAAACGAGCAAGTTCGGTTGCTTGAG gagTACATTAAAAAGCAAAGTGATAAAGAAATAGCGAAGGGCATGGCTGTTGCGGGAGGTGCTGCACTTGTTCTTGGTGGAATTTTGGGATTAGGATTTGCTATGGCTCGAAa taagCAAAAGCGGGATAAACCATAA
- the Fis1 gene encoding mitochondrial fission 1 protein isoform X3, whose translation MFLEELARTHTEGRRDYIYYLAFGNARIKNYDLSLNYCRAFLEIESNEQVRLLEEYIKKQSDKEIAKGMAVAGGAALVLGGILGLGFAMARNKQKRDKP comes from the exons ATGTTTTTGGAGGAGTTGGCCCGCACACATACAGAGGGAAGGCGTGACTATATTTATTATCTTGCTTTTGGAAATGCTcgtattaaaaattatgatttaagCTTAAATTACTGCAGAGCATTTTTGGAAATCGAGTCAAACGAGCAAGTTCGGTTGCTTGAG gagTACATTAAAAAGCAAAGTGATAAAGAAATAGCGAAGGGCATGGCTGTTGCGGGAGGTGCTGCACTTGTTCTTGGTGGAATTTTGGGATTAGGATTTGCTATGGCTCGAAa taagCAAAAGCGGGATAAACCATAA
- the LOC108133840 gene encoding uncharacterized protein, whose amino-acid sequence MASVVSYYRVSNLVSTPGGHIDQRIESPGENEQQTEAEDAIFADSDRFDLPNYILVAMLVHIREKLLLSDYTTSLTYLMLSGKSRSKLQTYVGTVRHHVAKQANTNEELGRTLDNIGELCSFLDVKFMFPLHTRSAPIDQALEANEQKQINNSSRPKKVSPSASPTVIGPPPSISSGGYELPENAFMHSSMRRLLGELWEIELSTITSDEKPGPNSASTLNGLPAAEPQQRHLN is encoded by the exons ATGGCATCTGTAGTGTCGTACTATCGCGTCTCAAATCTTGTCTCGACGCCCGGCGGCCACATAGACCAACGCATTGAGTCCCCCGGGGAAAACGAGCAGCAAACAGAAGCGGAG GACGCAATATTTGCCGATAGCGACCGCTTCGATCTGCCCAACTACATTCTGGTGGCTATGTTGGTGCACATCCGCGAAAAGCTGCTCCTTAGCGACTACACCACATCTCTGACATATCTTATGCTATCCGGGAAAT CACGGAGCAAACTGCAAACGTACGTGGGAACAGTACGCCACCACGTGGCCAAGCAGGCCAATACCAACGAGGAGCTTGGCCGCACGCTGGACAATATTGGAGAGCTGTGCAGCTTTCTGGACGTCAAGTTTATGTTTCCGCTCCATACCAGATCCGCTCCCATTGACCAGGCTCTAGAGGCCAACGAGCAGAAGCAAATCAACAACTCCAGCCGACCAAAGAAGGTTTCGCCTAGTGCTTCTCCCACGGTAATAGGGCCACCACCCTCAATTAGCAGTGGTGGCTATGAGCTGCCCGAGAATGCCTTTATGCACAGTTCCATGCGACGACTTCTGGGTGAGCTGTGGGAAATCGAGCTATCAACCATCACCAGCGACGAGAAGCCCGGCCCCAATTCAGCTTCAACCCTAAACGGTCTTCCGGCAGCGGAGCCCCAGCAGCGTCACCTAAACTAA